A stretch of Streptomyces vietnamensis DNA encodes these proteins:
- a CDS encoding SMI1/KNR4 family protein — protein sequence MNDTALAAFAELFGPPPEAPAPPVDWDAVEEWLGLRLPADYKAIATAYGPLDIGERLWLHTPFDRAGGWFDYGAFVEEGRRAAPGVLPFGATRASDTLFWDTTASDDPDQWPVVVHVQNLANAGKDPWRRPGTTLLPTLAGFVSDGLRPALARSGLAGDEAYAWTPPARRPEPTPAQRAALVSGATGFDTLTALLPPPAEPYLGEQSWEWLYERLGTRLPTEYVRLMETYGGGEWVQWLRFRAPLGTGQYDLAPWAEWYGDTYRGHRADFPQYNPLAAWPEPGGFLPFADSIDGDQLCWLTEGDTPDDWPLIVVPRHAGQGPPLTGTLTGTLLAWLRGELRTEGLPGLVRPHEDPLDVIAFEPYGGKKETD from the coding sequence GTGAACGACACGGCCCTCGCCGCCTTCGCCGAGCTCTTCGGCCCGCCGCCCGAGGCGCCCGCCCCGCCCGTCGACTGGGACGCCGTCGAGGAGTGGCTGGGCCTCCGCCTGCCCGCCGACTACAAAGCGATCGCCACCGCGTACGGCCCGCTCGACATCGGCGAACGGCTCTGGCTGCACACGCCGTTCGACCGGGCCGGCGGCTGGTTCGACTACGGCGCCTTCGTCGAGGAGGGCCGCCGGGCCGCCCCCGGTGTCCTCCCCTTCGGCGCCACCCGCGCGTCCGACACCCTGTTCTGGGACACGACGGCCTCCGACGACCCCGACCAGTGGCCCGTCGTCGTCCACGTGCAGAACCTCGCGAACGCCGGCAAGGACCCCTGGCGCCGCCCCGGCACCACCCTCCTGCCCACCCTCGCCGGCTTCGTCTCCGACGGCCTGCGCCCCGCCCTCGCCCGCAGCGGCCTCGCCGGCGACGAGGCGTACGCCTGGACCCCGCCGGCCCGCCGGCCGGAACCGACCCCCGCACAGCGGGCCGCGCTCGTCTCCGGTGCCACCGGCTTCGACACCCTCACCGCCCTGCTTCCGCCGCCCGCCGAGCCGTACCTCGGCGAGCAGAGCTGGGAGTGGCTGTACGAGCGTCTCGGCACCCGCCTCCCCACCGAGTACGTCCGCCTGATGGAGACGTACGGCGGAGGCGAGTGGGTCCAGTGGCTGCGCTTCAGGGCCCCGCTGGGCACCGGGCAGTACGACCTCGCCCCCTGGGCCGAGTGGTACGGCGACACCTACCGCGGCCACCGTGCCGACTTCCCCCAGTACAACCCGCTGGCCGCCTGGCCCGAACCCGGCGGCTTCCTGCCCTTCGCCGACTCCATCGACGGCGACCAGCTGTGCTGGCTCACCGAGGGCGACACCCCCGACGACTGGCCCCTGATCGTCGTCCCGCGCCACGCCGGCCAGGGCCCACCGCTCACCGGCACCCTCACCGGGACCCTGCTCGCCTGGCTGCGCGGCGAACTCCGCACGGAAGGCCTCCCCGGCCTCGTACGCCCCCACGAGGACCCGCTGGACGTCATCGCCTTCGAGCCGTACGGGGGAAAGAAGGAGACCGACTAG
- a CDS encoding carbon-nitrogen family hydrolase, which translates to MRASLIQIAVDPDEPVEARRARVARLVREESGRADLVVLPELWTVGAFASDLFAAESEPLNGPTHRAMAAAARDAGVWLHAGSFVEAEGGALYNTSLLLSPDGELAASYRKIHRFGFDKGEAVLMAAGEDLVTVDLPLLTVGVATCYDLRFPELFRGLVDAGAQAFVVPAGWPALRRAHWTLLARARAVENQAYVLACGTAGTHAGVEQAGHSIVVDPWGETLAEAGPDEEILRVVLDPAKVRATREQFPALKDRVLGIAAPRRTGRVS; encoded by the coding sequence GTGCGCGCCTCGCTGATCCAGATCGCGGTAGACCCGGACGAACCGGTCGAAGCACGTCGCGCCCGCGTGGCGCGGCTCGTACGGGAGGAATCCGGCCGCGCCGACCTCGTGGTCCTTCCGGAACTGTGGACCGTCGGGGCCTTCGCCTCCGACCTCTTCGCCGCCGAGTCCGAACCGCTGAACGGCCCCACCCACCGGGCCATGGCGGCCGCCGCCCGCGACGCCGGGGTCTGGCTGCACGCCGGCTCCTTCGTCGAGGCGGAGGGCGGCGCCCTCTACAACACCTCGCTCCTCCTCTCCCCCGACGGCGAACTCGCCGCCTCCTACCGCAAGATCCACCGCTTCGGCTTCGACAAGGGCGAGGCCGTCCTCATGGCCGCCGGCGAGGACCTCGTCACCGTCGACCTGCCGCTCCTCACCGTCGGCGTCGCCACCTGCTACGACCTGCGCTTCCCCGAGCTCTTCCGCGGCCTCGTCGACGCCGGCGCCCAGGCCTTCGTCGTCCCGGCCGGCTGGCCCGCCCTCCGCCGTGCCCACTGGACGCTCCTCGCGCGGGCCCGGGCCGTCGAGAACCAGGCGTACGTCCTCGCCTGCGGCACCGCCGGCACCCACGCGGGCGTGGAGCAGGCCGGGCACTCGATCGTCGTCGACCCCTGGGGCGAGACCCTCGCGGAGGCCGGTCCCGACGAGGAGATCCTGCGGGTCGTCCTCGACCCGGCGAAGGTCAGGGCCACCCGGGAACAGTTCCCGGCACTGAAGGACCGGGTCCTGGGGATCGCGGCACCGCGCCGGACCGGCCGCGTCTCGTGA